The Paraburkholderia sp. PREW-6R genomic interval CAGCGCGCCGTTCACGCGCACTGCAAACAGCTCGACCGTTACGCGTTTGCACGCTTCATGCAGCGATAAACTCGTTCCACTTCTGCACCATGTAGATGTTCTCGTCCATCACCGCATTCCAGCACGCAATCGCGCCCATGCGCTGGTTGTATGAACCGCCGTCGCGCACGGTGCCGGCTTTTTCGAGTAGCTGGCCATCCGGCGCCTTGATGTCCTGCGCGGCCGGCTTGCCTTCGATCCAGTAGTCCCACTCGTACGGCTGCATGTGGCTCTTTGCCGTTTCGAGCACGCCGGAGTAGTAACCCTGGCGCATCAGATAGGCGCCGGCCCAACCGTCCTGGAACCAGTTGACGAATTCATACGCGGCGTCGAGCTTCTTGCCTTGCAGCGAACGCGGAAAGCCGAAGCCCGACGCCCACGAGCGATAACCTTCCTTGAGCGGCTGGAATTTGCAGGCAATGCCCATCGTGCGGACTTTCGTGACCGCCGGCGACCACATCGACTGGATCACCACTTCGCCGGAAGCCATGAGGTTCACGCTTTCATTGAAGTCTTTCCAGAACGCGCGGAACTGGCCCGAGCGTTTGGCGTCGATCAGGATCTTGATGGTCTGATCGATTTCGGCTTTCGTCATGTTGCCTTTGTCGCCGTACTTGATGTGCCCCATTGCTTCGATCGCCATCGCCGAATCCATGATGCCGATAGCGGGGATATTCAGCAGCGCGGCCTTGCCCTTGAATTGCGGATTGAGCAACTCGGCCCAGCTGTCGACCTGGCGCTTGATGAGATCGGGCCGGATGCCGAGCGTGTCGGCGTTATAGGTGGTCGGGATCAGCGTCATCCATTCAGTCGGCGTTGCGGAGAACTCCGTTGAACGCGGGCCCGTCAGAAACATCACTTTCTTCGGCGCCGTGCCCTGGTCGCCGATCTTCTTGCCGTTCACTTCGCCGCGCGTGAGCACGGGCGTGATCTTGTCGGCGAGCTTGATACGCTTGGCATCCATGCCGGCCAGCGTGCCTGCCGGGATCAGCTTCTTCAACGAAAAGTATTCGGTGTCGACAATGTCGAACGAGTTCGGCTGCGTGATGATGCGTTTAGCCACGTCGTCGGTTGTCACTGGCACGTACTGAATTTCAATGCCGGTGTCTTCCTTGAATTTCTTCGCGATATCGGAGCTCTGATTGACCGCGGTGCCGAGATAGCGCAGCGTGATCTTCTCCTGTGCATGCACGTACGGAAATCCCGCAATACCGGCCGCGGCGACCGCGCCCTTGATGAACGTGCGGCGCGACAGGCCTTTGTCTTTCGCATCCGATACGGCTGCTGCCGGGCTCTCGTTCGCTTCACTCATTGCCTTCTCCTCAGTTGACGTTCGTTTTGCTGGCTGATTGTCTTGTGGTGCGCCGTGCAACGGGCAAGTCACTATCACGCTGCAAGCGGGTGCGCATCCTGTTCGTTCCACCAGACCACGACTCGCGCGTCGGGGCCCAGTCGCGCCGGATCGTATTC includes:
- a CDS encoding PotD/PotF family extracellular solute-binding protein, with amino-acid sequence MSEANESPAAAVSDAKDKGLSRRTFIKGAVAAAGIAGFPYVHAQEKITLRYLGTAVNQSSDIAKKFKEDTGIEIQYVPVTTDDVAKRIITQPNSFDIVDTEYFSLKKLIPAGTLAGMDAKRIKLADKITPVLTRGEVNGKKIGDQGTAPKKVMFLTGPRSTEFSATPTEWMTLIPTTYNADTLGIRPDLIKRQVDSWAELLNPQFKGKAALLNIPAIGIMDSAMAIEAMGHIKYGDKGNMTKAEIDQTIKILIDAKRSGQFRAFWKDFNESVNLMASGEVVIQSMWSPAVTKVRTMGIACKFQPLKEGYRSWASGFGFPRSLQGKKLDAAYEFVNWFQDGWAGAYLMRQGYYSGVLETAKSHMQPYEWDYWIEGKPAAQDIKAPDGQLLEKAGTVRDGGSYNQRMGAIACWNAVMDENIYMVQKWNEFIAA